The genomic interval GGTGTCGGCGCGGTTGTCGTAGCCGGAACCAGCCTGCTGAGCAAATCCCGCCATCTGGTGCGCATGGCCGAACTGCTCAAAACACTGTTCCAGTACCTGACCTTTAAAGACCGCCTGCCTAAACCCATCCGCTTGCGCCTGGAAAAAGACAAACACCACGCCAATGGCCAGCATCAATACGAGCAGGACGATCTTAATCCTAAGAATGCTCAAGATACCCAGCATCAAAGTCAGAACGATAACGGAGAATGTTCACCAGTCAATGCCAGGTGCGATACCAAAGGTCACCCAATCTCCATGGTCACCGGTGAAGAAATTACCGAAATTACGGATTTCAGTTTACCCGGTCCAATACCGCTGATCTGGAAGCGGATTTACCGCTCCAGCGCCATTCGCCGCAAAAGTGAGCTTGGCTATGGCTGGAGCCATCCCTGGGATCTTACTCTGACTCAAAGCACACAAATCATTGAGATCCCGGCGGATCAGGACGCCCAGCCTGCGACTATGACTGAGCAGACCGTGATGACAGTGCGCACTGAAGAAGGATTATCCGCTGCGTTTCCGATTCCGCTGAATGACGCGTCATCCTCGTCTGTGCATAACATTCACCATCCATGTGGTTTGCAACTTCAGGTCATCGGTGATGATTTCAGTCTGATCAACAATGGTCTGGTCTATGAATTTGAAACTCGTCCCGGTACGGTGGATCAATATCGCCTTAGACAAGTACACAGCCGTGACCATGTTCATCACTGGAATCTGCACTATCACCCGGCAAACGGACAACTGATTTACGCAGAATCGAGTTGGGGACAGAAGCTGTTCTTTGAAGTTGACCAATATGGCAGTTGGCGTGCTATCAAAACTCTCTATGGCGTCAACAATCAGAACCCGGACGATGTCGAAAGCGGGCGATGTCTGATCCGTTATCGTGTCAACCGGAATGGCGATTTAATTGCCAGCAAACAACCTGGCAAACCCGGTGAGCAGTTCCGTTATGATCATCACCTGTTTGTCCGTCATAAAACCCCCAGCGGTTTACGTTTCGGCTTTGAGTGGAATGAGTTATCACCCCATGCCCGTTGTGTCAGACAATTTGCTGAAGATGGTCATTATGATTATCGGTTTGCTTGGAATATCCGACCCAACACTCATGAAGTGACCGACGGTCGAGGCTGTGTTGAAGTCTATGAGAATGATGATCATGGCCGGAAAATTTACCGTATGGATGGTGAAGGCCATGAGCAACGCTGGTCCTATACAGACAAAGGCGATATCGCTTATTACATCGATGGCAATGGCGGTGAACACGACTATGAATATGATGACCAGCAGCGCCTAATCCGTTATACCGATCCCGCCGGCCAGATACAAACAATCGGTTACTGGCGTGAGACACATTTTCCCAGCCACATCACCAGGCATTGGCAAGGGGGGACAAATGGCGGACCCGATACCAGTGAGACGACTCATTATCTTTATGACGCCTTTGATCAGCTTATTCGTGTCAAACATCCAAGCGGTGAAACCGAACACTGGGACTACCATGGTCAGACCCTGCAGCGCTATATTGACCGTCAGGGTCGATGCCACCAATATTTCTGGAATAGCCGCTGGGGAACTTTAAGTGAATACCGGTTGTTCCATGAAGACGTACCATATCCGAGTTCGGAATTACCCGATTCTCTGAGTGAGGCTAAAGGTATCTGGCCACACGATTCTAAAACCGATACCGGGCCCTCCAAGCCCATTCAGCAACTCTGGTTCGATTATGACGAACAAGGCCGTCTGCACCGCCAGCGCAGTCTGCACGGCCAGGATGACCAGTTTGTATACAACGATCAGGGACAACTGATTCTCAAAACCAACGCACAGGGACAACACGAAAAATATACCTACGACCGCATGGGGCGCGTGATTGCCTATACCGATCAAGCTGGTCGTATCACGCAACGTCACTACGGTGCCTACGCACAAATCCTCGCCCAGACCCTACCGGATGGAACCCGGCTCAGCTACGAATACGATCAGGAACGCAACCTTACTGCGATCATCAACGGCAATGGTCAGGCACACCGGTTTGAATATGATGGCTGTGAACGCATTAAGACCGAAATAAGTGTCGATGGTCGTACGATTCATTATCGCTACAACGGTACCGGCAAGTTGATTGAACAGCGTGAGGGAGAGATCACAGCAACCTTTGAACGAGATGTATTGGGCCGACTGATCAGCGAACACTATCAGCATGCCAGCGACCCGACCAAAAATATCGTGCAAGCCTATCAGTATGATCGCAATGGCCGGCTTATTGGCGCGGTAAATGAACATGCCAAAGTTGAACTGGGTTACACCGTACACGGCCTGTTGTCGAAAGAACACACCAGCCAGCGCTTTGTCGACTATAACGGTGAATGCCAGTCATTTAAGCACGATATCGATTTTGTCGAATACACTGACGCAGGCTATATCAGCTCAGTGCGTTACTCCGCACACCAGCCCTATCAGCGTGGTGGGTACTTCGACTTTATTCATCGCGACAGCATCGGTCAGGCGTGGACGTTTGAGCAGAATTACGCCTGGAACGTACGCGGTATGCTGAGCCGTATGAGTGTGCGCCCACATGAAGCCATATCACCTGTATCGTTGTTTGATCAGCAGTTTAATGCCCATGATCAATTAGCTAAGCGTCATCAAGGCCAGCATACCGCGACCTGGAATTTATTACGTCGCTGCAGAACGACTCCAATCGTCTGACCCTGCATGAACGGCACTATCATTACGATACCAAAAACCGTATTGCCGGAATTGACGAACTGCATGGCAGTAGCCGCTACCACTACAACGATCTCGATCTGCTGACCAAAGTTGAAGATCGGGAAGGTCAGCAGGACCTCCATTTTGATGCTGCTGGCAACCGTCTGCCGGAAGGCTTAACCCGGCTCGACAATAATCGCCTGCCATTTATGGGTGACCGGCATTTCAGCTACGATGAATACGGCAATCTTGTTCAGATCAAAAAAGGTAAAGATCAAAAGATCGTTCAAAGCCTGGAATACAATGCCAAGCATCAACTTATTAAATTTGAAGAACGCATCAACGGTACACTCAAACAAGCGCTGACCTTCCGCTATGACCCATTTGGCAGAAGGATCGAGAAATCCGTCTTCAAACAGGACAAACCCGAACAACAAACCGAATGGGCGACAAACTACAAACGCTATCGCACCCATAACCAACCCGATCTCTGGTATCAATACGCAGAACGCTATGTCTGGAACGGCGGCAATCTGATTCAGACGCGGCACATCGATTGTAATCTCAATAACCGAACCTTCCAGCAATACTACCTCTACGAGCCTTACAGCCATAAACCGGTGGGCTTGTATGATTATGAACTGGGCCTGCTGGATATCGAAGCTGATCATCTGGGCACCGCCAAAGCCCTGTACAGTCATGAGACCGGAGAACAACTCTGGGCGACTGAGCATGAGGTTTATGGTAAGACCAAAAACAGCCAAAGCCATAAAACCCACCCCAAAAACGGCTTTGCAGTTGATCCGAAATTAAGATTCGCCGGGCAGTACGAAGATATCGAAACCGGGTTGTATCAGAACTTTAATCGGTATTATGATCCCCGGACCGGGCGGTATATCAGTCATGATCCTATTGGACTGGCTGGCGGATTGAATGTTTATCAGTATTGTCCGAATCCAGTTGAATGGGTTGATCCGCTGGGGTTGAGTTGTAAGGAAATAGTTTCAGTTGCGGAAGGGGCCACTCCCTATGAGGCCTTTGGTAATGCAAGGCAAATGGCGCGGGAAAAGGCTGGGCTAGAAGACGACGCCATTCCATTTGTACAGGAAATAGGTCCTCACAAAGGGCGCGTAACGGGAATGCAGTCACCAGATGGTACAAGAGGTTGGCGGATAGATTTTGACCCCAGTTCTGACAAAGGATTCCATATCAACTGGTGGGTTAAAAATGGGCTTAAACGGAAAGACTGGACTCTAGGAGCAGTCAAGGTTGATGGGGCATCAAAGTCTGACTACCTAAGTATTTTAGAGCACTTCCCTCACACTTAACTTGTGGTCAAGTAATGAACATCGTAGATATGCCGGCGATACGCGATCTCCTAAAACGCGGAAACGCCAGAGTAGAGTCAATACAGTTCTCTTCGTGCTTTGATGAGCACGTCACCCAACTTCCGTGGGAAATTAGCGGAAATCGGCTTAACTGGTCTCAGGTACCAAATTCGACTTGTATTGAATGGGATGAGTGTTCTGATCCAGAAATAAAAAGTTTTATTAACCGAACAACGCTCGCCAACTACAAGGAAGTGGCTGTAGTATTTTCTGCGAAACAGCCTGCATTAGTGTGTTCGTATGACTTCTTTGCAGATAATCTGGATGTATTCTTTTTCCACTTTCCTGGACCAGCATACTTTGTCGGATACCCAAGGGGGCGGGCTGAGAGCGATGCGCAATGGGATTTTCTTGAGATTGAAGTAGGTGGGAAAATTTGTGGTTTCAAGAGAAGTTAATGCCGACTACTCACCATTTTAGTCCGATGAGATGGAGTGAGCATTAGAAGGACCGTTACTTCCAGGGCCAGAGTGAGGATCAGGAAACCGCCTTTACCAGAACTGCTACCGGTTCTATGATCCGGATGTTGGCCGCTGCATCAACCAAGACCCAATCGGCATACTTGGTGGGCTCAATGCCTACCAGTACTGCCCAAACCCTGTTAGTTGGATTGATCCCCTTGGTCTGTCAAAATATCCTGGTGTTGATTTTACCGACTCTCCCGATCTGTATCCTGTTGGAGAAGGACAGAAAAATATTGTCAAAATCCAAATGCAAGGCACTCGAGGGCGAGATTTCACTCAGGGATTTAAAGAAGCCTGTATTTCTCCAAAAGATACAAAAGGATACACATGGCATCATGTGGATGATTTCAACTCAGAAACCGGCTATACAACGATGCAGTTGGTTAAAGCAAAAGCGCACGAGGCTACCCTACCTCATGGCGGTTCTGTTTCACAGTTTGAAAAGGCGTTTGGGATAGAATATGGATCTCAAGAGGCAGTAATTATTTCTCAAGAACAAGGATGGTTACGAGGAAAACCTCCAAAACCAGAAAATCAACAAAAGAAAAACAAAGGCGACTGTGGTTAAGGTGAAAAGAAATGACAACAACGACATTTTCTGATATCGGATCACAACTTTCTAAATCTGATCTTGCTGAAATAGAAAAGCGGCTTGGTTTTCAACTACCTGATACATTGAAAGTATTTTATTTGCAGACCAATGGTGGGACTCCTGAACCGGATCATTGGATTGGCGATGATGATTTTGAACCAATCTACGTTTCAGGTTTTTTGAAAATGAAGGACACGTCTCCCGGTGAAAGTTCTCTTGAAGATACATATCAAAATGGAATATCTAAAGGGTTTATTCCAACTCACTTACTTCCATTTGCATTGGATTGGGGTAATAACTATATCTGTATTGATATGACAGGTAAGGTTTTTTTTCTGGCGACAGATTCATGGCATGATGATCTAAGTATGGAAGATAATGTCAAAAAAAATACCAGATTGCTCTGCAATACACTGGATGAATTTATTGATTCTTTGGTGAGTGAAGATGAAGCATATGGCTAATCATTATTGTTACGGTCCAAACTCCCATCGTATTTTTTCCAGATTATTCATCATAACTTTTGACAAGATTTCACCGTGTTTACCATACTAATGTCATAATATTTTTCCTCTCAGCCAAATAAATATCGTACCGTTTTTCCAAACGGCATCGAACACCCAACCTATTTCCCATCGAACGTTTTTTCACACTCTCATCGTAGCCAGGCTATGACCATTCTGGCTCGGTATGTTGTCTGTCTGTTTTCGTTGTCTTTTTCGATCACCCAAAAACACAAAAAGCCCGTTGAAACGCAACCGGCTTTTCAGTTTTACAGGATTGTTTTGGGTTTATGATCGCATCGCTAACGCACCTGCTGCTGAATTAACTACTCATGACTGCTCCAGTGCGGCTGAATCAGGACATTATTCACATGCCGGATCGTCACCGTCATTTTGTTTTCCCGACAGGTTTCGGCTAGACTGCCATAACACAGATTACAACACAGTCTCAGATTACCCTGTGCATGACGCAGTATGATCTCAATGGCCCCCTCATCAAAGGTATTGATTCCCAGCTTAACGATCTCTAGTGTTACCATCCAAACTACAAACGCTATCGCACCCATAACCAACCCGATCTCTGGTATCAATACGCAGAACGCTACGTCTGGAACGGCGGCAATCTGATTCAGACGCGACACATCGATTGTAATCTCAATAACCGAACCTTCCAGCAATACTACCTCTACGAGCCTTACAGCCATAAACCGGTAGGCTTGTATGATTATGAACTGGGCCTGCTGGATATCGAAGCTGATCATCTGGGCACCGCCAAAGCCCTGTACAGTCACGAGACTGGAGAACAACTCTGGGCGACCGAGCATGAGGTTTATGGTAAGACCCGCAACAGCCAGAGCCATAAAATCCATCCGAGGAATGGCTCTGCTGTTGATCCGAAATTACGATTCGCCGGGCTGTACGAAGATATCGAAACCGGGTTGTATCAGAACTTTAATCGGTATTATGATCCCCGGACCGGGCGGTATATCAGTCATGATCCTATTGGACTGGCTGGCGGATTGAATGGTTATCAGTATTGTCCGAATCCCATAGAATGGATTGATCCGCTGGGGTTGAGTTGTAAGGAATATCTATATCGTGGTGTCCATGCAGAACATCCTGCACTTGAAGATGCACAAAAAGGTATTGTTAAACCTGCTAACCCTTTGAGCAATATTTCACCGGAATTACATAATCAAGGAGGTTATTCCAGTGCAAGCCCATATACATCATGGTCCCATGATCCTGAGGTAGCACGGTCATTTGCAAAATCTCGAGGGGAAGGAGGGGTGTTGCTTCGTGTTCCAACCGGTAAACCAGGGCCAACTGATACATGGTCTTGGGAGTTTTCTATAGATGAATACTATGAGATGGAAGTACTTTTAAAAGGTGAAAGATATGGTGCAGAGGTACTGAAACCGTGAAACTAGTCAGTCTTCTAAAAAACAACCTCACCATCCCTGAGGTATTAAAAAATGAGCTATCTATCTTAGAAAGACAAATACCTGAAAACTTTACTTATAGGAATACTACACCCCTATCTGACATAGCTGTAAACTTTCAAAAAACGATAGAGCTCCAAAAAGAATCCGCAGA from Gynuella sunshinyii YC6258 carries:
- a CDS encoding DUF6531 domain-containing protein gives rise to the protein MSDSYWGLPGDDELYPKYSAKPTIPTEPPNTRFSGNKDIVSRLPTDVRSKLPGHWSDWGCITTGEAQRWLSFDQDIFRIYVRDGSSYRLSRYASVNSFRNTDSTLFLLRDCSVTRSQTGVHHSGSPGAESSSTPRSSGPENPSLTYFQPAPVVTRRDHDLLLNYTDQDGASVPKLKYLVTVDGVAYKGQLNEEGKAEIKHLPDGEAEVSFSVDEAEINRIRTEFKSTLSEMIEDRRERKQRLDSLLMEYNAAERGMILGVAFLHGLFDESVEIVEGVIEPFVNIATGTQKLMAALYDKLADGYSLDELKDDYVTVCSELGEAIDQARQTYTILKWLATDAEVWKALIHFPKDWFGSMSRVEQHRFFGAAALELILIIAAAVATGGVGAVVVAGTSLLSKSRHLVRMAELLKTLFQYLTFKDRLPKPIRLRLEKDKHHANGQHQYEQDDLNPKNAQDTQHQSQNDNGECSPVNARCDTKGHPISMVTGEEITEITDFSLPGPIPLIWKRIYRSSAIRRKSELGYGWSHPWDLTLTQSTQIIEIPADQDAQPATMTEQTVMTVRTEEGLSAAFPIPLNDASSSSVHNIHHPCGLQLQVIGDDFSLINNGLVYEFETRPGTVDQYRLRQVHSRDHVHHWNLHYHPANGQLIYAESSWGQKLFFEVDQYGSWRAIKTLYGVNNQNPDDVESGRCLIRYRVNRNGDLIASKQPGKPGEQFRYDHHLFVRHKTPSGLRFGFEWNELSPHARCVRQFAEDGHYDYRFAWNIRPNTHEVTDGRGCVEVYENDDHGRKIYRMDGEGHEQRWSYTDKGDIAYYIDGNGGEHDYEYDDQQRLIRYTDPAGQIQTIGYWRETHFPSHITRHWQGGTNGGPDTSETTHYLYDAFDQLIRVKHPSGETEHWDYHGQTLQRYIDRQGRCHQYFWNSRWGTLSEYRLFHEDVPYPSSELPDSLSEAKGIWPHDSKTDTGPSKPIQQLWFDYDEQGRLHRQRSLHGQDDQFVYNDQGQLILKTNAQGQHEKYTYDRMGRVIAYTDQAGRITQRHYGAYAQILAQTLPDGTRLSYEYDQERNLTAIINGNGQAHRFEYDGCERIKTEISVDGRTIHYRYNGTGKLIEQREGEITATFERDVLGRLISEHYQHASDPTKNIVQAYQYDRNGRLIGAVNEHAKVELGYTVHGLLSKEHTSQRFVDYNGECQSFKHDIDFVEYTDAGYISSVRYSAHQPYQRGGYFDFIHRDSIGQAWTFEQNYAWNVRGMLSRMSVRPHEAISPVSLFDQQFNAHDQLAKRHQGQHTATWNLLRRCRTTPIV
- a CDS encoding RHS repeat-associated core domain-containing protein, whose translation is MGDRHFSYDEYGNLVQIKKGKDQKIVQSLEYNAKHQLIKFEERINGTLKQALTFRYDPFGRRIEKSVFKQDKPEQQTEWATNYKRYRTHNQPDLWYQYAERYVWNGGNLIQTRHIDCNLNNRTFQQYYLYEPYSHKPVGLYDYELGLLDIEADHLGTAKALYSHETGEQLWATEHEVYGKTKNSQSHKTHPKNGFAVDPKLRFAGQYEDIETGLYQNFNRYYDPRTGRYISHDPIGLAGGLNVYQYCPNPVEWVDPLGLSCKEIVSVAEGATPYEAFGNARQMAREKAGLEDDAIPFVQEIGPHKGRVTGMQSPDGTRGWRIDFDPSSDKGFHINWWVKNGLKRKDWTLGAVKVDGASKSDYLSILEHFPHT
- a CDS encoding HNH endonuclease translates to MQGTRGRDFTQGFKEACISPKDTKGYTWHHVDDFNSETGYTTMQLVKAKAHEATLPHGGSVSQFEKAFGIEYGSQEAVIISQEQGWLRGKPPKPENQQKKNKGDCG
- a CDS encoding SMI1/KNR4 family protein: MTTTTFSDIGSQLSKSDLAEIEKRLGFQLPDTLKVFYLQTNGGTPEPDHWIGDDDFEPIYVSGFLKMKDTSPGESSLEDTYQNGISKGFIPTHLLPFALDWGNNYICIDMTGKVFFLATDSWHDDLSMEDNVKKNTRLLCNTLDEFIDSLVSEDEAYG
- a CDS encoding RHS repeat domain-containing protein: MYDYELGLLDIEADHLGTAKALYSHETGEQLWATEHEVYGKTRNSQSHKIHPRNGSAVDPKLRFAGLYEDIETGLYQNFNRYYDPRTGRYISHDPIGLAGGLNGYQYCPNPIEWIDPLGLSCKEYLYRGVHAEHPALEDAQKGIVKPANPLSNISPELHNQGGYSSASPYTSWSHDPEVARSFAKSRGEGGVLLRVPTGKPGPTDTWSWEFSIDEYYEMEVLLKGERYGAEVLKP